From the genome of Nocardia sp. NBC_01503, one region includes:
- a CDS encoding SDR family oxidoreductase: protein MSKVWFITGVSRGFGREWALAALERGDSVAGTARDLSTLDDLVAKYPDTFQAIRLDVTDRDGDFAAVQQTAERFGRLDVVVNNAGFGQFGMIEELSEQELRAQFETNVFGALWITQAALPILRAQGSGHILQVSSIGGISAFQNLGAYHASKWALEGFSQSLAQEVAPFGIHVTLIEPGGFGTDWAGPSSKHATPLEAYDPAREARSRQRAANRSGDPTATRDAILTVVDAENPPLRMFLGEIPLRIATADYESRLALWREWQPVAAAAQGN from the coding sequence ATGAGCAAAGTTTGGTTCATCACCGGAGTCTCACGAGGATTCGGCCGGGAATGGGCGCTCGCGGCCCTGGAGCGCGGCGACAGCGTCGCGGGCACCGCGCGAGATCTGAGCACCCTCGACGATCTGGTCGCCAAGTATCCCGACACCTTCCAGGCGATCCGATTGGACGTCACCGACCGCGACGGCGATTTCGCGGCAGTCCAGCAGACCGCGGAACGCTTCGGCCGACTCGATGTGGTGGTCAACAATGCGGGCTTCGGCCAATTCGGCATGATCGAGGAGCTCAGCGAGCAGGAGCTGCGCGCCCAGTTCGAAACCAATGTCTTCGGTGCGCTTTGGATCACCCAGGCCGCTCTTCCCATTCTGCGCGCCCAGGGGAGTGGCCACATCCTGCAGGTCTCCAGCATCGGCGGCATCTCCGCCTTCCAAAACCTCGGCGCCTACCACGCCTCCAAGTGGGCTCTGGAAGGCTTCTCCCAATCCCTGGCCCAAGAGGTGGCCCCCTTCGGCATCCACGTAACCCTCATCGAGCCGGGCGGTTTCGGCACCGACTGGGCTGGCCCGTCGTCCAAACACGCCACCCCTCTCGAGGCCTACGACCCGGCTCGCGAGGCCCGCTCGCGCCAACGCGCCGCCAATCGGAGCGGCGACCCCACCGCGACCCGGGACGCGATCCTGACGGTGGTGGACGCCGAGAATCCGCCGCTGCGCATGTTCCTCGGCGAGATCCCCCTGCGGATCGCCACCGCCGATTACGAATCCCGCCTCGCCCTGTGGCGCGAATGGCAGCCCGTCGCCGCTGCCGCCCAAGGCAATTGA
- a CDS encoding molybdopterin-dependent oxidoreductase: MPIDKTSESQDSGAPVGRRVVLGLLAAGAAGVLGGASLQRGLAAVLGPIGNHDPTGLVGLLPVGNTFRFYSVTRGAPRRDASNYRLDITGLVTTPRSHTLPELQAMPQTTFVRDFQCVTGWRVPEVRWSGVRLADLLDGAGVDKTATAVRFTSFDGTYTESLTLDQARRDDVIVALEMIDGPVTHDHGGPVRLYVAPMYGYKSCKWLSGIELTREVVPGYWEHRGYSVDGWVGASNGRDDDPTG; this comes from the coding sequence GTGCCCATCGACAAGACTTCCGAGTCGCAGGATTCGGGCGCGCCCGTCGGGCGACGGGTGGTGCTCGGGTTGCTCGCCGCCGGAGCGGCGGGGGTACTGGGCGGGGCGTCACTGCAACGCGGGCTGGCGGCGGTACTCGGGCCGATCGGGAATCACGATCCGACCGGCCTGGTCGGACTGCTGCCGGTGGGAAACACCTTCCGCTTCTACTCGGTCACCCGTGGTGCGCCACGACGCGATGCGAGTAACTATCGGCTCGACATCACCGGTCTGGTAACCACCCCGCGCAGTCATACGCTGCCCGAGCTGCAAGCCATGCCGCAGACGACCTTCGTCCGCGACTTCCAATGCGTCACCGGCTGGCGCGTGCCCGAAGTGCGTTGGAGCGGAGTCCGATTGGCGGACCTGCTCGACGGCGCGGGAGTCGACAAGACCGCGACCGCGGTGCGATTCACCTCCTTCGACGGCACCTATACCGAAAGCCTCACCCTCGACCAGGCCCGCCGCGATGACGTCATCGTCGCCCTCGAGATGATCGACGGCCCGGTCACCCATGACCACGGCGGCCCGGTGCGGCTCTACGTCGCGCCCATGTACGGGTACAAGAGCTGTAAATGGCTCTCCGGAATCGAACTCACCCGCGAGGTGGTCCCCGGCTATTGGGAGCACCGGGGCTACTCCGTCGACGGCTGGGTCGGTGCGTCGAATGGACGTGATGATGACCCGACCGGCTGA
- a CDS encoding cytochrome b/b6 domain-containing protein — protein sequence MMTRPADLHRFARAERWVHWLIAVLVLICVATAAILYNGSLAVLVGNRHAVEIVHVYSGFALPVPLVLGLASRAYRADLSRLNRFTRADWLWFRSKTRRLAGMDVGKFNAGQKLNAALSAGSILVLFGTGTIMFFPDWTRLAWRTGATLMHDWFALAFGILVVGHLMYALRDREAMRGMLTGDVAKTWAADEHELWAAQQETTDESS from the coding sequence ATGATGACCCGACCGGCTGATCTGCACCGCTTCGCGCGGGCCGAACGATGGGTGCACTGGCTGATCGCCGTCCTCGTGCTCATCTGCGTAGCAACCGCCGCGATCCTCTACAACGGATCGCTGGCGGTCCTGGTCGGCAATCGGCACGCTGTCGAAATCGTGCACGTCTATTCGGGTTTCGCGCTTCCGGTGCCGCTGGTGCTCGGCCTCGCCTCCCGCGCCTACCGAGCGGATCTGTCCCGGCTGAATCGGTTCACCCGCGCCGATTGGCTGTGGTTCCGCTCCAAAACCCGTCGCCTGGCGGGCATGGACGTCGGCAAGTTCAATGCCGGACAGAAGCTCAACGCCGCGCTCAGCGCCGGATCGATCCTGGTTCTGTTCGGCACCGGCACCATCATGTTCTTCCCCGACTGGACCCGCCTGGCCTGGCGCACCGGCGCCACCCTCATGCACGACTGGTTCGCGCTCGCCTTCGGCATTCTCGTGGTCGGCCATCTCATGTACGCGCTACGCGATCGAGAAGCCATGCGCGGCATGCTCACCGGCGATGTCGCCAAAACCTGGGCGGCCGACGAACACGAACTCTGGGCGGCCCAGCAGGAAACCACCGACGAGTCCAGCTGA
- a CDS encoding acyl-CoA dehydrogenase family protein, translated as MSHKVVQRVEELAAQLAAHADETERAGKLSEKSVELVRDAGVMRMLQPTDFGGYAAHPRDFAEAVMAVAAACGSTGWVCGVGGVHPWEMALMDRRLQEEVWGQDPDTWIASPYAPQGVATPIDGGYILRGRWSFSSGTDHCDWIFLGAMIGNPDGTPMMPPRTLHVVLPRADYTIVDDSWDVIGLCGTGSKDVMVDGAFIPEYRTIDSEEVASGTIAADRAGRTETVYRLPFWAMFPLGITAAVIGIAEGALAAHLDYQRNRITAMGTAIKDDPYVLYAISEAASEIAASRSQLLDGISRLYDLADAGKPIAFEDRSVVRRNQVRCAWRAVSAVDEIFARSGGNAVRKNNALQRFWRDAHVGLQHAIHIPGSIYHSDALTSMGVEPQGMLRALI; from the coding sequence ATGTCGCACAAGGTTGTTCAACGGGTAGAGGAGCTCGCCGCGCAACTCGCGGCGCACGCCGACGAGACCGAGCGGGCGGGCAAACTCTCGGAGAAGAGCGTCGAGCTGGTGCGCGACGCCGGGGTCATGCGAATGCTGCAACCCACCGATTTCGGCGGATACGCCGCGCACCCCAGGGATTTCGCCGAGGCGGTGATGGCGGTCGCGGCCGCCTGCGGTTCCACCGGCTGGGTGTGCGGGGTCGGCGGCGTGCACCCGTGGGAGATGGCGCTGATGGATCGCCGTCTGCAGGAAGAGGTTTGGGGCCAGGATCCGGACACCTGGATCGCGTCACCGTACGCACCGCAGGGTGTGGCCACCCCCATCGACGGCGGATACATTCTGCGCGGCCGCTGGAGTTTCTCCTCCGGTACCGATCACTGCGACTGGATCTTCCTGGGCGCCATGATCGGCAACCCGGACGGTACGCCGATGATGCCGCCGCGCACCCTGCACGTGGTGCTGCCGCGCGCGGATTACACGATCGTGGACGACTCCTGGGATGTCATCGGGCTGTGCGGGACCGGCAGCAAGGATGTCATGGTCGACGGCGCGTTCATTCCGGAGTACCGGACCATCGATTCCGAGGAGGTGGCCTCGGGCACCATCGCCGCCGATCGCGCCGGGCGCACCGAGACCGTGTACCGCCTGCCGTTCTGGGCCATGTTCCCGCTCGGCATCACCGCCGCGGTGATCGGTATCGCCGAGGGCGCGCTCGCCGCGCACCTAGACTATCAACGCAATCGCATCACGGCCATGGGCACCGCCATCAAGGACGATCCGTACGTGCTCTACGCGATCTCCGAGGCCGCCTCCGAGATCGCGGCCTCCCGTTCACAGCTGCTCGACGGCATCAGCCGCCTCTACGATCTCGCCGACGCGGGCAAGCCCATCGCCTTCGAGGATCGTTCGGTGGTGCGCCGCAATCAGGTGCGCTGCGCCTGGCGCGCGGTCTCGGCGGTGGATGAGATCTTCGCCCGCTCCGGCGGCAACGCGGTACGCAAGAACAATGCGCTGCAACGCTTCTGGCGGGACGCGCATGTCGGGTTGCAGCACGCCATCCACATCCCGGGCTCGATCTACCACTCGGACGCGCTCACCTCGATGGGTGTGGAGCCGCAGGGCATGCTCCGCGCCCTCATCTGA
- a CDS encoding SDR family NAD(P)-dependent oxidoreductase, translated as MSSAHEIAIVGIGCRFPREIDSPHELWQLLLAGGDVIGDIPSDRFDGSYYLDSDRSHAGKTYTVRSGYRTGLADFDAGYFGIAPKEAAKVDPQQRLLLECAADAFDDAQIDPATLAGSDTAVVMGVSMRDYDDLQRRRLRSFNAYNMSGAAPCNTANRISYVYDLRGPSGAIDSACSSSLSSVHQACQEIRTGRSALALAGGVNALLAPADFVGFSKASMLSPTGLCHPFSSNADGFVRAEGAAVILLKPLEQALADGDRIHAVIRASGVNADGRTAGLSLPSATAQADLLDHVYGEAGLDVDRLIYLEAHGTGTQAGDPVECAAMGRALGQRRAEPLPIGSVKANLGHLEAGAGMAGLVKSILVLQHGIAPATPHALPLNEKIDFAGLGLAPVTEARPVRVTESALVGVSSFGFGGANAHVVLAPAPATTAARGTTPLEDGRVRPIMVSGRTEAAARQAATALATHLGDSTDAFYDMAYTSLFRRGRHDHRIVVLAPDAEHAASALRAVAAEQDAPATATGTATRTGTVGFVFSGNGSQWPGMGSDLIDVDAAFTAEVVAADAEMAGPLGWSVLDLLRNPGPADQMAATEVAQPLLFTVQIGIVAALAARGLTPAATCGHSVGEVAAGYACGALDLPTACRIIVERSRAQALTAGLGRMAAVGLGVGDARDALAPYADVLTIAGINSDRDVTIAGDGEALAAFGAELNARAVFFRPLDLDYAFHSPSMDIAAAPLAASLAEVTSGVGRVPMLSTVTGAAVLTGELDADYWWRNIREPVLFADAMRSMVRDHGCEVLIEIGPHPVLATYMRRVAADTSDRTAVLSTLRRDRPGPERLDATVAGAVAAGAAADLSALFPTPGRTVALPAYQWQRERHWTGEADWWREDADDSIAPAQAGDLLGSRLPTSGPAWHQVLEPARAGWLADHRVGATAVFPAAGFIDILLAAGQSVFDGPVELIGVAIDRGLTLPFEDPDPEIKLQTSLGVGGWATICSRSGSANPWQDHVSARVRPLVADEPPPLHIEELDRRLTDLRTAESHYAACARAGLHYGPAFQALTALARGDREVLARYTATLPITVPHPAHPTVLDGALQAGLSLIDGESPVPYLPVRFERIRFWHSLTAAGTVHVRARSGDDRHEVWDIVIADSRGRVALELTGCTLRRFDGGLADTTPLTEVLRAAPLPCGPWTPAPLPTPEQLLAASADDLSRIASARADARYTSFRAHALEVSAHFVVSMLDALVPGRAQVTMTDLLDAGVGESHIRWLRALLAIATECGLLSGDSTESRWTVRVRPAPEAAFRAALEACPGDAVALQTHAICGRLLPGLLLGAVDPIELLFAESDPLATRYYDHAPFMRCGYPVARALLRSAQTDLTPGRPLRVLEFGAGTGGLTSWLLPEFDPRTTTFTYTDISPAFFATARRRFADFDFVDYRPFDLMIDPVEQGFVPGSYDLIFGANALHTAADVSVALGHVRDLLTENGQLVLVETHSEAILTPIFGMLNSYWGFHDLDLRSDGPLVSWEEWPNLLQRCGFHDTIQVGDPADPDVRDFSTIVSVRTPGVTPSPVRVDPIPVEAPHEWIVAATGADGNTASKLGAALEQRTGGRVHLGVDARNEEHWRELLTTTTGVVGIVVLVGDDGDAEAMTDPADQVRRAIAHLGALRALARACEDRPQQVDPQIWIVTRTVSSTLPPREPVSAAVWGAARSLANELLGARVRRICLTRDPDTADPVDAMLEELLSDSAEDEVLVGALGRFVPRVRPLRPSRAPASGSYLATVTDIGLHYRTGWAATAAPEPGPGEIVVAAAAAALNYRDVLMATGLIPTTTGDIGLECAGTVIAVGSGAPFTVGDRVAGVGPGSFGSHVRLRADRAYRIPDEMSFAAAATMPTVFLTVQHSLIHLARLTASETVLIHGAAGGVGLAALQVAQAVGARVIGTAGTPAKRAMLELLGVEHVLDSRSLRFTEEVRRLTAGAGVDVVLNSLAGDALVRSMELLKPHGRFLELGKRDFLADSSLPMAPFLRNLVFFGVDVSPMMTEDSTLADTHFREIELAIRQHRYRPLPYQVYPASRLQDAFTCLQHSRHIGKVVVDLTESVLLDPEPTPARLDPDACYLVTGGLGGFGAATARHLAEGGATQLALVSRSGDSSPEAASLLADLAQRGVRAAAYAADCADPVAMRRIIEEIGGSGRRIAGAVHAAMVLNDTPLLDAEDDVLRSVLSPKMGGGIVLDALLPAADFVVYYSSVSALIGNISQSAYAAANLAIEALAGRASAAGRTALAIQWGAISDVGYVHRTRIGHTVAELGVRGMDSQQVLGIMDELLDLTGRRRIGSTVTVADIDWAATRKFLYALAAPRTAELLPVHTDTGVGLRDKLKETAPKEALHLIQDTLCDMVAQILQTTPERIDRLRRLDHIGVDSLMAAELATNVRRTFGCELPTVELATAAGVNPLAQVLLARTR; from the coding sequence GTGTCATCTGCGCATGAGATTGCCATAGTCGGAATCGGATGCAGATTTCCCCGAGAAATTGATTCACCTCACGAACTATGGCAACTTCTGCTTGCCGGAGGAGATGTCATCGGGGATATACCGAGCGATCGTTTCGATGGCTCGTACTACCTCGATTCCGACCGTTCGCACGCCGGTAAGACGTACACCGTGCGAAGCGGATACCGAACGGGGCTGGCGGATTTCGACGCCGGATACTTCGGTATCGCGCCGAAGGAGGCGGCCAAGGTCGATCCGCAGCAGCGGTTGCTGCTCGAATGCGCTGCGGACGCCTTCGACGACGCGCAGATCGACCCGGCGACATTGGCAGGCTCCGACACCGCTGTGGTGATGGGTGTTTCGATGCGCGACTACGACGACCTGCAACGGCGCCGGCTGCGCAGCTTCAACGCCTACAACATGAGCGGCGCGGCACCCTGCAATACCGCGAACCGAATCTCCTACGTGTATGACCTGCGCGGTCCGTCCGGCGCGATCGACAGTGCCTGTTCCTCATCGTTGTCCTCGGTCCATCAGGCATGTCAGGAAATCCGTACCGGCCGTAGCGCGCTGGCGTTGGCTGGCGGGGTGAACGCGCTGCTGGCGCCTGCCGACTTCGTCGGCTTCAGCAAGGCGTCCATGCTGTCGCCAACAGGGCTGTGTCATCCCTTCTCGTCGAACGCCGACGGCTTCGTCCGCGCGGAGGGCGCTGCGGTAATACTCCTCAAACCATTGGAACAAGCTCTCGCGGACGGGGATCGGATTCATGCGGTGATCCGCGCGAGCGGGGTCAATGCCGACGGCCGCACGGCAGGACTGTCGCTGCCGAGCGCAACCGCGCAGGCGGACCTGCTGGACCATGTCTACGGCGAAGCGGGCCTCGACGTGGACCGGCTGATCTACCTGGAGGCTCACGGGACCGGCACCCAGGCCGGTGACCCGGTCGAATGCGCCGCGATGGGACGCGCGCTCGGTCAGCGGCGTGCCGAGCCGCTCCCAATCGGATCGGTCAAGGCCAACCTGGGCCATCTCGAGGCGGGTGCGGGGATGGCCGGGCTGGTGAAGTCGATCCTGGTGCTCCAGCACGGAATCGCACCGGCGACCCCACACGCACTACCGCTCAATGAAAAGATCGACTTCGCCGGGCTCGGGCTGGCGCCGGTGACCGAGGCTCGACCGGTGCGAGTCACCGAGTCCGCCCTGGTCGGTGTCAGTTCCTTCGGATTCGGTGGAGCCAATGCCCACGTGGTACTCGCGCCCGCACCCGCCACCACCGCGGCCAGGGGCACCACCCCACTCGAGGACGGGCGCGTCCGGCCGATAATGGTCAGCGGCCGCACCGAGGCCGCGGCCCGTCAGGCCGCCACAGCGCTGGCCACCCACCTGGGCGACTCCACCGACGCCTTCTACGACATGGCCTACACTTCGCTGTTCCGCCGCGGTCGCCACGACCACCGGATTGTCGTGCTGGCCCCTGATGCCGAACATGCCGCCTCCGCCCTGCGCGCTGTCGCCGCCGAACAAGACGCACCCGCGACTGCGACCGGGACCGCCACCCGAACGGGAACCGTAGGATTCGTGTTCTCCGGCAACGGTTCTCAGTGGCCGGGCATGGGAAGCGACTTGATCGACGTCGACGCGGCGTTCACCGCCGAGGTCGTCGCAGCTGACGCCGAAATGGCCGGGCCGCTCGGCTGGTCGGTACTGGATCTTCTGCGCAACCCCGGGCCTGCCGACCAGATGGCTGCCACCGAAGTGGCACAGCCATTGCTGTTCACGGTTCAGATCGGAATCGTGGCCGCGCTCGCGGCGCGTGGTCTCACGCCCGCCGCCACCTGCGGGCACAGCGTCGGTGAGGTAGCGGCCGGCTATGCCTGCGGCGCACTGGATCTGCCCACTGCGTGCCGGATCATCGTCGAACGCAGTCGCGCCCAAGCGCTGACCGCCGGGCTCGGCCGAATGGCGGCAGTCGGGCTCGGTGTGGGCGATGCGCGCGACGCCCTCGCCCCGTACGCGGATGTGCTGACCATCGCGGGCATCAACAGCGACCGCGACGTGACCATTGCCGGAGACGGCGAAGCCCTCGCCGCGTTCGGCGCCGAACTGAACGCACGCGCGGTGTTCTTCCGTCCGCTGGACTTGGATTACGCGTTCCACAGCCCCAGCATGGACATTGCGGCAGCACCGCTGGCGGCGAGTTTGGCGGAGGTGACCTCCGGCGTCGGCCGGGTGCCGATGCTCTCGACGGTGACGGGCGCCGCGGTCCTGACCGGTGAACTCGACGCGGATTACTGGTGGCGCAATATTCGAGAACCTGTCTTGTTCGCGGACGCGATGCGCTCGATGGTCCGTGACCATGGATGCGAGGTATTGATCGAGATCGGGCCACACCCGGTGCTGGCAACGTATATGCGACGGGTAGCAGCCGATACATCCGACCGGACAGCGGTCCTTTCGACGCTGCGCCGCGACAGGCCGGGGCCCGAGCGACTGGATGCGACGGTGGCGGGGGCGGTGGCAGCAGGCGCGGCCGCCGACCTGTCGGCATTGTTCCCCACACCAGGACGCACCGTCGCGCTGCCCGCGTATCAATGGCAGCGCGAACGGCATTGGACCGGCGAGGCGGACTGGTGGCGTGAGGATGCCGACGATTCCATCGCCCCGGCACAGGCCGGTGATCTGCTCGGCTCTCGGTTGCCGACCTCCGGTCCGGCGTGGCATCAGGTGCTCGAGCCTGCACGAGCGGGCTGGCTCGCCGACCACAGGGTCGGCGCCACGGCAGTCTTTCCCGCGGCCGGGTTCATCGACATACTGCTCGCCGCAGGGCAATCGGTGTTCGACGGTCCCGTCGAGCTGATCGGGGTCGCGATCGACCGTGGACTCACATTGCCTTTCGAGGACCCCGATCCAGAGATCAAGTTGCAAACATCCCTCGGCGTCGGCGGCTGGGCCACCATCTGTTCCCGCAGTGGTTCGGCCAACCCCTGGCAGGACCACGTATCGGCCCGGGTGCGCCCGCTCGTCGCCGATGAACCGCCGCCTCTGCATATCGAGGAGTTGGACCGCCGGCTCACCGACCTTCGCACCGCGGAATCGCACTACGCCGCATGCGCTCGCGCCGGACTGCACTACGGGCCTGCTTTCCAAGCATTGACGGCCCTGGCCCGCGGCGATCGCGAAGTCCTCGCCAGATACACCGCTACACTGCCGATCACGGTGCCGCATCCGGCGCATCCGACCGTTCTCGATGGTGCGCTGCAAGCGGGTTTGTCCCTGATCGACGGCGAATCCCCGGTTCCGTATCTTCCGGTCAGGTTCGAGCGAATTCGATTCTGGCACTCTCTCACCGCGGCCGGAACTGTCCACGTACGCGCCCGATCCGGTGATGACCGGCACGAGGTGTGGGACATCGTGATCGCTGATTCGCGCGGCCGGGTCGCACTCGAGCTCACCGGCTGCACGCTACGCCGGTTCGATGGCGGGCTTGCCGATACGACGCCTCTGACCGAGGTGTTGCGTGCGGCACCGCTGCCGTGCGGGCCGTGGACCCCCGCACCGCTGCCAACGCCTGAACAACTGCTCGCCGCCAGTGCGGATGACCTCTCTCGGATCGCCTCGGCACGAGCGGACGCTCGATACACCTCGTTTCGCGCGCACGCGCTCGAGGTGTCCGCGCATTTCGTCGTGTCTATGCTGGACGCGCTCGTGCCGGGCCGAGCGCAGGTGACGATGACCGATCTCCTCGACGCGGGAGTCGGAGAATCGCACATCCGATGGCTACGGGCGCTACTGGCGATCGCCACCGAATGCGGACTGTTGAGCGGGGATTCGACCGAATCCCGTTGGACCGTTCGAGTCCGCCCCGCACCGGAGGCGGCATTCCGCGCCGCACTCGAGGCGTGCCCTGGTGATGCCGTGGCACTGCAGACCCACGCCATCTGCGGACGCCTGCTGCCGGGACTGCTGCTGGGCGCTGTCGATCCGATCGAACTGCTCTTCGCCGAATCTGATCCGCTGGCTACCAGGTACTACGATCACGCGCCATTCATGCGCTGCGGATACCCGGTGGCCCGGGCGTTGCTGCGATCGGCGCAAACAGACCTCACGCCGGGCCGTCCGCTGCGTGTACTGGAGTTCGGCGCCGGTACCGGCGGCCTGACCTCGTGGCTGCTCCCCGAATTCGACCCTCGGACAACGACATTCACCTATACGGACATCTCCCCGGCTTTCTTCGCCACGGCCAGGCGGCGATTCGCTGACTTCGACTTCGTCGACTACCGACCCTTCGACCTCATGATCGATCCGGTCGAGCAAGGATTCGTTCCGGGCAGTTATGACCTGATATTCGGCGCGAACGCGCTGCACACCGCAGCAGATGTCAGCGTAGCGCTGGGTCATGTCCGGGACCTGCTGACCGAGAACGGCCAGCTCGTTCTGGTCGAGACCCATTCCGAAGCGATCCTGACCCCAATCTTCGGCATGCTCAACTCCTATTGGGGTTTCCACGACCTCGACTTGCGTTCGGACGGGCCGTTGGTGAGCTGGGAAGAATGGCCGAACCTATTGCAACGCTGCGGTTTCCACGACACCATCCAAGTCGGCGATCCGGCGGATCCCGACGTGAGAGACTTCTCGACCATCGTGAGCGTTCGCACCCCCGGTGTCACCCCGTCGCCGGTGCGGGTCGATCCGATTCCCGTGGAAGCGCCTCACGAGTGGATCGTCGCTGCGACCGGAGCCGACGGGAACACCGCGTCCAAGCTCGGGGCGGCGTTGGAACAACGTACCGGCGGCCGAGTTCATCTCGGGGTCGACGCCCGGAACGAGGAACACTGGCGTGAGTTGCTCACCACCACAACCGGTGTCGTCGGCATCGTGGTGCTCGTCGGCGATGACGGTGACGCCGAGGCCATGACTGATCCCGCAGATCAGGTCAGGCGCGCCATCGCCCACCTCGGCGCCCTACGGGCGCTGGCCCGAGCCTGCGAGGACCGGCCGCAGCAGGTCGACCCACAGATCTGGATCGTCACCCGAACCGTCTCATCGACGCTGCCACCGCGCGAGCCGGTTTCCGCGGCGGTCTGGGGTGCGGCGCGCAGCCTGGCAAACGAATTGCTCGGCGCGCGTGTACGGCGCATATGCCTCACCCGAGACCCCGACACCGCCGATCCTGTCGACGCGATGCTCGAGGAACTGTTGAGCGACTCCGCCGAGGACGAGGTGCTGGTGGGCGCGCTCGGCCGCTTCGTACCGCGTGTGCGCCCATTGCGACCCAGCCGAGCCCCCGCCTCCGGATCGTATCTGGCGACGGTCACCGATATCGGCCTGCATTACCGAACCGGGTGGGCCGCGACGGCCGCACCGGAGCCTGGCCCCGGTGAGATCGTGGTGGCAGCCGCGGCCGCCGCTTTGAACTATCGAGACGTCCTGATGGCCACCGGGCTGATCCCTACCACCACCGGTGATATCGGCCTGGAGTGTGCGGGCACAGTGATCGCGGTCGGGTCCGGGGCGCCCTTCACCGTCGGCGACCGGGTCGCCGGCGTCGGGCCGGGTTCGTTCGGGTCGCATGTGCGATTGCGGGCCGACCGCGCCTACCGAATTCCCGATGAGATGAGCTTCGCCGCGGCTGCAACGATGCCGACGGTGTTTCTGACGGTGCAGCACAGCCTGATCCACCTGGCCCGGCTCACCGCATCGGAAACCGTGCTGATCCACGGAGCCGCCGGTGGCGTCGGTCTGGCCGCGCTTCAGGTCGCGCAGGCTGTGGGTGCGCGAGTCATCGGCACGGCGGGCACCCCGGCGAAACGCGCGATGCTCGAATTGCTCGGTGTCGAGCATGTGCTCGATTCGCGAAGCCTCCGATTCACCGAGGAGGTCCGGCGCCTGACCGCCGGAGCCGGGGTGGATGTGGTGCTCAATTCGCTGGCCGGTGATGCGTTGGTCCGCAGTATGGAATTGCTGAAACCGCATGGACGCTTTCTCGAACTCGGCAAGCGGGACTTTCTCGCAGACAGTTCGCTGCCCATGGCGCCGTTTCTGCGAAACCTGGTGTTCTTCGGTGTCGACGTGTCACCGATGATGACCGAGGACTCGACGCTGGCGGACACCCATTTCCGAGAGATCGAACTGGCGATACGGCAGCACCGCTATCGGCCGTTGCCGTATCAGGTGTATCCCGCCTCGCGGCTACAGGACGCATTCACCTGTTTGCAGCATTCCCGGCATATCGGCAAGGTGGTCGTCGACCTCACCGAGAGCGTTCTGCTCGACCCCGAACCCACGCCCGCGCGGCTCGATCCGGACGCGTGCTATCTGGTGACCGGCGGTCTCGGCGGCTTCGGAGCGGCGACAGCACGGCATCTGGCCGAAGGCGGAGCCACACAGCTGGCGCTGGTCAGCCGCAGTGGTGACAGTTCGCCCGAAGCGGCGAGCCTGCTGGCGGACCTCGCACAGCGAGGAGTCCGCGCGGCAGCGTACGCGGCCGACTGCGCCGACCCGGTGGCGATGCGCCGAATTATCGAGGAAATCGGCGGCTCCGGCAGACGCATCGCAGGTGCCGTGCATGCGGCGATGGTGCTGAACGACACCCCGCTGCTCGACGCCGAGGATGACGTGCTGCGTAGTGTGCTTTCCCCGAAGATGGGGGGCGGCATCGTGCTCGACGCGCTGCTGCCGGCCGCGGACTTCGTCGTGTATTACAGCTCGGTGAGCGCTCTCATCGGCAATATCAGCCAGAGTGCGTACGCGGCAGCGAATCTGGCGATAGAGGCGCTGGCGGGCCGGGCGTCTGCGGCGGGGCGGACGGCATTGGCGATCCAGTGGGGTGCGATCTCGGATGTCGGGTACGTGCACCGCACGCGCATTGGGCATACGGTCGCCGAACTCGGTGTGCGAGGGATGGATTCACAGCAGGTGCTCGGAATTATGGATGAATTGCTGGACTTGACCGGCCGGCGCCGCATCGGCAGCACGGTCACCGTCGCCGACATCGATTGGGCGGCCACCCGGAAGTTCCTGTACGCACTCGCGGCGCCGCGTACCGCCGAACTGTTGCCCGTGCACACCGATACCGGTGTCGGATTGCGCGACAAACTGAAGGAGACCGCTCCTAAGGAGGCGCTGCACCTCATTCAGGACACCTTGTGCGACATGGTCGCCCAGATCCTGCAAACCACTCCGGAGCGGATCGATCGTTTGCGCCGACTCGACCACATCGGTGTCGACTCGTTGATGGCGGCTGAACTCGCCACCAATGTGCGGCGCACCTTCGGATGTGAACTGCCGACCGTCGAACTCGCCACTGCGGCCGGGGTCAACCCGCTCGCCCAGGTGCTTTTGGCGAGGACGCGATGA